The following proteins are encoded in a genomic region of Candidatus Methylospira mobilis:
- a CDS encoding proline--tRNA ligase, whose product MRTSQFPLNTLKETPSDAEIISHKLMIRAGMIRKLASGLYAWLPLGLRVLRKVENVVREEMNRAGALEVAMPMVQPAELWQESGRWEQYGPELTRLRDRHEREFCLGPTHEEIITDLARNELKSYKQLPVNYYQIQPKFRDEIRPRFGVMRAREFIMKDAYSFHADEESLQLTYDAMYTAYSTIFTRLGLGFRPVLADTGSIGGSHSHEFHVLADSGEDAIAFSDSSDYAANIEQAEAPALTGPTETEAELTLVDTPNRHSIEEVGAFLKSAPERILKTLLVAGKEGGVVALLLRGDHALNVIKTEKLGVAATPLRFAGEQEVRDAAGCVSGSLGPIGLKTPVLVDRSAAALVNFVCGANQDGKHYTGVNWGRDLPQPGADAIVDIRNVVDGDPSPDGRGRLRIARGIEVGHIFQLGAKYSEAMNATVLNEQGKSQTMMMGCYGIGVSRVVAAAIEQNHDDKGIIWPGALAPFQVALVPINMQASERLQQATEQLYADLTAAGLDVLLDDRKARPGVMFADMELIGIPHRLVISDKGLDEGILEYKGRRDADSKTIAISEAPGFLRRACGN is encoded by the coding sequence ATGCGCACCAGCCAATTTCCGCTCAACACGCTCAAAGAAACGCCCTCGGATGCCGAAATCATCAGCCACAAACTGATGATACGCGCGGGCATGATCCGCAAACTGGCTTCGGGACTCTATGCCTGGCTGCCGCTCGGACTGCGCGTTTTGCGCAAGGTCGAAAATGTCGTGCGCGAGGAAATGAACCGCGCCGGCGCGCTGGAAGTGGCGATGCCGATGGTGCAGCCCGCCGAACTGTGGCAGGAATCCGGGCGCTGGGAGCAATACGGCCCGGAATTGACGCGCCTGAGGGATCGTCACGAACGCGAATTCTGCCTGGGTCCGACGCACGAAGAGATCATTACCGATCTGGCGCGCAACGAACTGAAAAGCTATAAACAGCTGCCGGTGAATTATTACCAGATCCAGCCCAAATTCCGCGATGAAATCCGCCCGCGCTTCGGCGTGATGCGCGCGCGCGAATTCATCATGAAGGACGCCTACTCCTTCCATGCCGACGAGGAATCGCTGCAGCTGACCTACGATGCGATGTATACGGCCTACAGCACAATTTTTACCCGTCTCGGGCTCGGCTTCAGGCCGGTGCTGGCCGACACCGGTTCGATAGGCGGCAGCCATTCGCACGAATTCCATGTGCTGGCCGACTCCGGCGAAGATGCGATTGCGTTTTCAGACAGCAGCGATTACGCCGCCAATATCGAGCAGGCCGAAGCGCCGGCGCTCACAGGGCCAACGGAAACCGAGGCGGAACTGACTCTGGTGGACACCCCGAACCGGCACAGCATCGAAGAAGTCGGCGCATTTTTGAAATCCGCTCCCGAACGCATACTGAAAACCCTGCTGGTCGCCGGCAAGGAAGGCGGCGTCGTTGCGCTATTGCTGCGCGGCGATCACGCGCTGAACGTCATCAAGACCGAAAAACTCGGCGTCGCCGCCACACCGCTGCGTTTTGCCGGCGAACAGGAAGTGCGCGACGCCGCCGGCTGCGTCTCCGGCTCGCTGGGGCCTATCGGTCTGAAAACTCCGGTTCTGGTCGACCGTAGCGCCGCGGCACTGGTCAACTTCGTCTGCGGCGCGAATCAGGACGGCAAACATTACACCGGCGTCAACTGGGGACGCGACTTGCCGCAACCCGGCGCGGACGCCATCGTCGATATACGCAATGTGGTTGATGGAGACCCGAGCCCGGACGGCAGGGGCCGTCTGCGCATTGCGCGCGGAATCGAGGTCGGGCATATCTTCCAGCTCGGCGCCAAATACAGCGAGGCAATGAATGCGACGGTGCTGAACGAACAGGGCAAAAGCCAGACCATGATGATGGGCTGCTACGGCATCGGCGTATCGCGCGTGGTCGCCGCGGCGATAGAGCAGAATCACGACGATAAGGGCATCATCTGGCCCGGAGCGCTTGCACCGTTCCAGGTGGCGCTGGTTCCGATCAACATGCAGGCGTCCGAGCGTCTGCAGCAGGCCACAGAGCAGCTTTACGCCGATTTGACGGCGGCCGGTCTGGACGTATTGCTTGACGACCGCAAGGCGCGTCCGGGCGTGATGTTCGCCGACATGGAGCTGATCGGCATTCCGCACCGGCTGGTTATCAGCGATAAAGGGCTGGATGAAGGCATTCTGGAATATAAAGGGCGGCGCGACGCGGACAGCAAGACGATTGCGATAAGCGAAGCGCCGGGCTTTCTGCGGCGCGCCTGCGGCAACTGA
- a CDS encoding ATP-binding cassette domain-containing protein, whose product MNFKTELVVSGLDIRKIFHSGEREITALDGVCLQIAPGTLTALAGPDGAGKTTLLRLLSGLLVPDGGTLEVLGMDVSIDPQAIQSRISYMPQRFGLYEDLTVQENLDLYADLHGIAMDMRRQRYPRLMEMTDLGHFTGRLAGQLSGGMKQKLGLACTLVRSPDLLLLDEPTVGVDPLSRRELWQIIQQLVHDERLTVLMSTAYLDEADQCDQAIVLSQGKVLTHGRPEVLSQTAAGKVFLIQPEQGQPARNLQARLLDDASVADALPEGGWVRVVMRETPKDAGDLKLDICTEPVPATPGFEDGFMLLLHRTRVSEAGGTVTPLLKLDKTLNAAPGETVIEVRDLVRRFGVFTAVDHVSFDVKRGEIFGLLGPNGAGKTTTFRMLCGLLAATSGSLRVIGQDLRVARASARQRIGYVAQKFALYGQLSVAENLDFFASAYGLRGKRRRERLDWALQQFELTAMMHSPSAQLPGGYRQRLAMAAALLHEPEVLFLDEPTSGADPLARRDFWRRITGLAEQGVTVVVTTHFMEEAEYCDRAVIQDAGRVLAQGAPAEIRRHGVRSDGRRPTMEDAFINIVETARRHAA is encoded by the coding sequence ATGAATTTTAAAACCGAACTGGTCGTTTCCGGCCTCGATATCCGCAAGATTTTCCATAGCGGCGAAAGAGAAATCACCGCGCTGGACGGCGTTTGCTTGCAGATTGCGCCAGGAACCCTGACGGCGCTGGCCGGCCCGGACGGCGCGGGCAAGACCACGCTGCTGCGTCTGCTGTCCGGTTTGCTGGTTCCGGACGGCGGCACGCTGGAAGTCTTGGGGATGGATGTCAGCATCGATCCCCAAGCCATCCAGTCGCGCATCAGTTATATGCCGCAGCGCTTCGGTTTATACGAAGACCTGACGGTGCAGGAAAATCTCGACCTGTACGCCGACCTGCACGGCATCGCGATGGACATGCGCCGGCAGCGCTATCCGCGCCTGATGGAAATGACCGATCTGGGCCATTTCACCGGGCGGCTGGCCGGACAGCTTTCCGGCGGCATGAAACAGAAACTGGGACTGGCCTGCACGCTGGTGCGTTCGCCGGATCTGCTGCTGCTGGACGAGCCGACGGTAGGCGTCGATCCGCTGTCGCGTCGCGAGCTTTGGCAGATCATTCAGCAGCTGGTTCACGATGAGCGGCTCACGGTGCTGATGAGCACCGCTTATCTGGACGAGGCGGATCAGTGCGATCAGGCCATCGTGCTGTCGCAGGGCAAAGTGCTGACGCACGGCAGGCCGGAAGTGTTAAGTCAAACCGCCGCCGGAAAGGTGTTTCTGATTCAGCCGGAACAGGGGCAACCGGCGCGTAATCTACAGGCCCGCCTGCTCGACGATGCCTCGGTTGCCGATGCGTTGCCCGAGGGCGGCTGGGTGCGTGTGGTGATGCGGGAGACGCCGAAGGATGCCGGCGATCTGAAGCTTGATATATGTACCGAGCCAGTGCCGGCGACGCCAGGTTTCGAAGACGGCTTCATGCTGCTGCTGCACCGGACGCGCGTGTCCGAGGCGGGTGGAACCGTGACGCCGCTGCTTAAACTGGATAAGACCCTGAACGCAGCGCCGGGAGAAACCGTGATCGAAGTGCGCGACCTGGTGCGCCGTTTCGGCGTGTTTACCGCCGTCGATCATGTCAGCTTCGATGTCAAACGCGGAGAAATTTTCGGGCTGCTGGGACCAAACGGCGCGGGCAAGACCACGACCTTCCGCATGCTGTGCGGATTGCTCGCCGCCACTTCCGGCTCGCTGCGCGTGATCGGCCAGGACTTGCGCGTGGCGCGCGCATCGGCGCGTCAGCGTATCGGCTATGTCGCGCAGAAATTCGCGTTGTACGGACAGCTTTCTGTCGCCGAAAACCTGGATTTTTTCGCCAGCGCCTACGGACTGCGCGGCAAGCGGCGGCGAGAACGCCTGGACTGGGCGCTGCAGCAATTCGAATTGACGGCGATGATGCACTCGCCGAGCGCGCAACTGCCGGGTGGATACCGGCAGCGCCTGGCGATGGCGGCGGCGCTGCTGCATGAGCCAGAAGTCCTGTTTCTGGATGAACCGACCAGCGGCGCCGATCCGCTGGCGCGGCGTGATTTCTGGCGGCGAATCACCGGCTTGGCCGAGCAGGGCGTCACCGTGGTGGTGACCACGCACTTCATGGAGGAAGCGGAATACTGCGACCGCGCGGTGATACAGGATGCCGGTCGCGTGCTGGCTCAGGGCGCTCCGGCCGAGATACGCCGCCACGGCGTACGCAGCGACGGCCGCAGGCCGACCATGGAGGATGCATTTATCAACATCGTCGAAACGGCGCGCCGCCATGCAGCCTGA